The DNA region CCGCACTGCCCTTGCGTCCTTCCGTGCGGATGTGGGGAATTAAGGAATCTTGCAATCTTTCTTTCGCAACGTCCACATCGACAAAACCAGCAGGGGTTCCGATTACTAAAGCGGGACGAATTTCTTCTGCTTCAATTAATTCTACGAGAGAAGTTAAAGCCGTTTGCGCGTAACCCACCACAAAGATGCCTTCTGGATAACGTCTGGCTAAAGTTTCAATTCCCCAAGCAACGCGGGTTTTTTCTCTTTGGGGTCGCGTCAGGGCGTCCATACTGCAATACACCGGGTTAGCAAAAGTACTTTGAATACTTGGTGTAATTCCCACTTGTACCATTGGCACATCTACGACTATGGTAGTGCGAGCGGCTAAAGCGGCGGCTCCGGCCTGTAATGCTCTTTCCGAAAAACGAATTAAAGATTTGTATTCAAAGTCTGCTGTAGCATAAATCACCCGACGTACTATTTCGTATTCTGCTGGGGAAAATACATGATCCCCTATTTCGCGATCGATAATTGCCAGACTCTGAGCATCTGTAAGGTGCCATTCCATGATTTCTGCTACATAAAACGGAAGCAATGCTTGATTTTCTCTGTCTGGCTCATATTCTACCGCGCTTTTATGGCATCTGTTTCTAGTTCCGCCGCATTGTTGCACTCATCGTCTTGGGACAGACACCCGGTTTTGGCGAAAAACCGGGTTAGTTGAAGTGGGACAGAAACCCGGTTTTGGTGAAAAACCGGGTTTGTTTAACCTTAGCGGCTGGAACTTTCAGAAGGGGAAGCTAGCATTGGCGATAGGTAGGCGACTAAAGCACCAATCATGAAGCCTGCCACATTTCGGAACAAGGGCAACCACTCGGAAGTACGGGTGACGACTGGGCCAATACCGAAGGCAATAAACAATATCCCCCACAATGGCGAGAAAATTAAAGCCCATTGCCAAGCTATAGCTTGTCCTGGTTTGCGGGGTTGGGCGGCGAATCCAAACACAACACCACCAACAATCGAGGTAACTAGGGTAAGAATCCACTGCTCGCGGGGCAGTCCCGGTACTACGTTGCAGCCGCCCTTGAGCAAACAGGTTTTGATCGAGTTAAGGGATTGTATGATGGATTGGTCTTCGCCTTCTTCGCGGACAAAGTACAGGTTGCCGTAACGAGTTTGCAGTTCAATCCAGAAAGTACGAGGTAAAAGCTTGTAAATGTCATCGCCGACGCTGAAGTTTAGGATATTGCCGCCTCGCGAATCAGCAACCAGTAAGACGCTTTTGTCATCCAATCCCCAATAGTTTTTGACAGCACGACCGGGAGTTTGGTCATATTGGGTCAAAACTCGCAGCTTCCAGCCAGTTTCTGCCTCGAAACTCTGTATATCTTGTGCAAGAGCTTGTTCCTGAACGTCGGTAAGAGACTTCGCTAAGTCAATTATTGGCGTTTGAATCTGGGGCAGTAACTCTGGATTGTCGAATGCCTGTGCTGCCGGTGCTTGGGCCCAAACACTTGCGGCCAGGAAGAAGGCTGCTATGGATACCAAAAGTCGTTTTACAAAATTATGCTTCTGCATTGGCTTTTTTACCAGAATCTCAAGTCGCGGACACTAAAATATTGCTTTCTTAATCAAAGGATAATAGAAAAATTATATTTCTTTACACTTGTTTACAAAAAATTTTCTAAAAAATTGCGATCGCAACCAGTTAGCAATGAATTGCAAGGATATCTGCGTAAAAAAAGTTTTTTTGCGCTATAATATCAAGGCTAAAATTTTCGGAATCGTACCAACTACAACAAACCAGTAGCAGTACTTGAAATTATTCAACTTCATCACCAGACCAATATACTTCCGAATCTGAGTGAGAAGCCTCGGCGCTTCGGCGCTCAGCAATTTCTCGGTGAGACTCTGAAGCGCGATGAGAAGGTGCGATCGCTCGATCGCGAACATCCAAGGGAGTTCCT from Aerosakkonema funiforme FACHB-1375 includes:
- a CDS encoding precorrin-8X methylmutase yields the protein MEWHLTDAQSLAIIDREIGDHVFSPAEYEIVRRVIYATADFEYKSLIRFSERALQAGAAALAARTTIVVDVPMVQVGITPSIQSTFANPVYCSMDALTRPQREKTRVAWGIETLARRYPEGIFVVGYAQTALTSLVELIEAEEIRPALVIGTPAGFVDVDVAKERLQDSLIPHIRTEGRKGSAVVASAIVNGLVDLAWQAYGQEGAVGV
- a CDS encoding TPM domain-containing protein codes for the protein MQKHNFVKRLLVSIAAFFLAASVWAQAPAAQAFDNPELLPQIQTPIIDLAKSLTDVQEQALAQDIQSFEAETGWKLRVLTQYDQTPGRAVKNYWGLDDKSVLLVADSRGGNILNFSVGDDIYKLLPRTFWIELQTRYGNLYFVREEGEDQSIIQSLNSIKTCLLKGGCNVVPGLPREQWILTLVTSIVGGVVFGFAAQPRKPGQAIAWQWALIFSPLWGILFIAFGIGPVVTRTSEWLPLFRNVAGFMIGALVAYLSPMLASPSESSSR